A stretch of Verrucomicrobiota bacterium DNA encodes these proteins:
- a CDS encoding Ldh family oxidoreductase, giving the protein MSEEEVFFVVPEAVHNALVSAAYVHRGFSAEEAEAGARFAALASKHGIRTHNAIKALHLDHLFGSGAGGCKPNATVEKIPSKFEACEVWNANFKLGQSVAFDAMDRAIELADRFGVGVISVDQAFHYLWGGGYMIDAAQRGYIAYTNCTAALAEVVPFMGKTPTLGTNPHSWGFPTTKAIGFPLVVDWATSVVAMGRVQQFAREGMALPPNAAVDENGNPTTDPKKAKALLPFGAHKGYGLSLINEIVGAFIGGSLPTIRSRWSEPGEKHSPNFFFQVIHPEAISSGLFAGGVSQSDNVREVIGDILGHGNEKCLLPGQIEAQAAQRSEKEGGLLFSEAELNAFGEIAAECGVKPWSPSDFRQAAS; this is encoded by the coding sequence ATGAGTGAGGAAGAGGTGTTTTTTGTTGTCCCGGAGGCGGTCCACAATGCGTTGGTTTCCGCCGCCTATGTGCACCGTGGGTTCAGTGCGGAAGAGGCGGAAGCGGGAGCGCGCTTCGCTGCGTTGGCTTCGAAGCATGGTATCCGGACGCACAACGCAATCAAGGCCCTTCACCTCGACCATCTTTTCGGTAGTGGGGCCGGTGGCTGCAAACCGAATGCTACGGTGGAAAAGATTCCCTCGAAGTTTGAGGCCTGTGAGGTGTGGAATGCGAATTTCAAGCTCGGTCAGTCAGTGGCGTTTGATGCGATGGATCGGGCTATTGAATTGGCCGACCGGTTTGGAGTGGGAGTGATCTCGGTAGACCAGGCATTCCACTACCTTTGGGGTGGAGGATACATGATCGATGCCGCGCAGCGGGGCTACATCGCTTACACGAATTGCACGGCTGCGTTGGCCGAGGTCGTTCCCTTCATGGGGAAGACTCCGACTCTCGGAACCAATCCACACAGCTGGGGCTTTCCAACGACCAAAGCCATCGGTTTTCCTTTGGTCGTTGATTGGGCGACCAGCGTAGTTGCGATGGGGCGTGTTCAGCAGTTTGCGAGAGAAGGAATGGCGCTTCCGCCGAACGCCGCTGTAGACGAGAACGGCAACCCGACCACTGATCCGAAAAAAGCAAAGGCTCTTTTGCCCTTTGGTGCCCACAAGGGATACGGTCTTTCATTGATCAATGAGATTGTTGGCGCGTTTATCGGTGGTTCCTTACCAACGATTCGGTCCCGTTGGTCGGAGCCGGGTGAGAAGCATAGCCCGAACTTTTTCTTTCAGGTGATCCATCCCGAAGCGATATCGTCGGGTTTGTTTGCGGGCGGCGTGTCGCAATCGGACAACGTCAGGGAGGTGATCGGCGACATCCTTGGGCACGGCAACGAAAAGTGCCTGCTACCCGGTCAAATCGAAGCGCAGGCCGCACAGCGATCGGAGAAAGAAGGGGGTCTTCTCTTCTCAGAGGCGGAATTGAATGCTTTTGGCGAAATCGCTGCCGAGTGTGGCGTGAAACCTTGGAGTCCGTCAGATTTCCGACAGGCTGCCTCGTGA
- a CDS encoding sugar kinase yields the protein MSTIELRPESECKYDCVSLGEIMLRLDPGEGRVRTARRFQAWEGGGEYNVARGLRRCFGLKTVVVTAFADNEVGRLIEDFVFQGGVDTEWIQWKDYDGIGRTVRNGLNFTERGFGIRGAVGVPDRGNTACSQMKAGDIDWDRLFGEEGARWFHTGGIYAALSDSTAEVVIEAVKAAKKYGTIVSFDLNYRPSLWKSIGGLAKAQEVNREIAKYVDVMIGNEEDFTACLGFEVEGVDENISEIDVGAFEKMITRALADFPNFKVTATTLRGVKTATVNDWSAMVWADGSFYRSREYPELEIMDRVGGGDSFASGLIYGFLTGQGPAVAVNYGAAHGALAMTTPGDTTMVTVKEVEKIMGGGGARVVR from the coding sequence ATGAGTACAATCGAACTCCGACCTGAATCTGAATGTAAATATGACTGCGTGTCTCTCGGGGAGATCATGCTACGCCTCGACCCGGGAGAAGGGCGTGTCCGCACAGCCCGTCGGTTCCAGGCCTGGGAAGGGGGCGGTGAGTACAACGTAGCGCGTGGGCTGCGCCGTTGTTTTGGTTTGAAGACCGTTGTGGTGACTGCCTTTGCTGACAACGAAGTGGGACGGCTCATCGAGGATTTTGTTTTTCAGGGAGGCGTCGATACCGAGTGGATTCAGTGGAAGGACTACGATGGGATTGGAAGGACAGTTCGGAACGGATTGAACTTCACAGAGCGTGGATTTGGAATTCGCGGTGCGGTTGGCGTGCCAGATCGGGGGAACACTGCATGCTCGCAAATGAAAGCGGGAGATATCGACTGGGATCGTCTCTTTGGTGAAGAGGGAGCGCGTTGGTTCCATACCGGCGGGATCTACGCTGCGCTTTCCGATTCGACAGCCGAGGTCGTAATCGAAGCGGTGAAGGCGGCCAAAAAGTACGGGACGATCGTCTCGTTTGATCTGAATTATCGGCCGTCCCTTTGGAAATCGATCGGAGGATTGGCCAAGGCGCAGGAAGTGAACCGTGAGATTGCGAAATACGTCGATGTCATGATCGGAAACGAGGAGGATTTTACCGCGTGCCTAGGATTCGAAGTGGAAGGGGTCGACGAGAACATTTCCGAAATCGATGTCGGTGCGTTTGAGAAGATGATCACCAGAGCGCTTGCTGACTTCCCCAATTTTAAAGTAACGGCGACGACCCTGAGGGGCGTAAAGACTGCGACAGTCAACGACTGGAGTGCGATGGTTTGGGCCGATGGCTCATTTTACCGGTCGAGGGAATATCCCGAGCTGGAGATTATGGACCGTGTTGGAGGAGGGGACAGTTTCGCTTCCGGCCTGATCTATGGTTTCCTGACCGGACAGGGACCCGCAGTCGCTGTAAACTACGGGGCGGCCCACGGAGCACTGGCAATGACGACTCCAGGGGACACGACGATGGTCACCGTGAAAGAAGTCGAAAAGATTATGGGTGGTGGCGGCGCTCGGGTGGTCCGGTGA
- the gndA gene encoding NADP-dependent phosphogluconate dehydrogenase: MSDELSEIGLIGLAVMGQNLALNIADHGFRISVYNRTTSKMEVFVAKHPDTPGGLVGLADLKDFVNSLRKPRKIVILVKAGGPTDAVIDELIPLLEEEDIIIDGGNAKWTDTIRREKDLGEKGLRFIGSGVSGGEEGARFGPSLMPGGKESAYKELQPIWEAVAAKVDHETGKPLEGAEPGKPVEGGVPCTAYIGPNGAGHYVKMVHNGIEYGDMQMICEAYDLMKNILGMEAPEIGKVFEEWNTGELDSFLVEITADVLQQKDPESDANFVDVVLDAAGQKGTGKWTSINALDMGTPAPTVAEAVFARCLSAVKEERVAASKILPGPEKSPAPDRAELIEAIREALYCSKICSYAQGFQLMRHAQEEYDWSLDFGTIAQIWRGGCIIRARFLQKITEAYDRDAALANLLLDPYFCEAIAKGQKSWRKVVALAATEGVSAPTFSSALSYYDGYRSERLPQNLLQAQRDFFGAHTYERVDQPRGKFFHVDWPVEGRPQLDV; encoded by the coding sequence ATGTCCGACGAACTTTCTGAAATTGGCCTTATTGGCCTCGCTGTCATGGGGCAGAATCTTGCCCTCAACATTGCCGATCACGGCTTCCGTATTTCGGTCTACAACCGCACGACGTCCAAGATGGAGGTGTTCGTTGCAAAACACCCGGATACCCCGGGCGGTTTGGTGGGGCTGGCTGATTTGAAGGATTTTGTGAACTCGCTTCGTAAGCCGCGGAAGATTGTTATCCTCGTGAAGGCGGGAGGACCCACGGATGCGGTGATTGACGAGTTGATCCCTCTACTCGAAGAGGAAGACATCATTATCGATGGTGGAAACGCCAAGTGGACGGATACGATCCGCCGCGAAAAGGATTTGGGTGAGAAAGGACTTCGCTTTATTGGGAGCGGGGTTTCCGGTGGTGAAGAGGGTGCCCGATTCGGTCCGTCGCTCATGCCGGGTGGAAAGGAAAGCGCCTACAAGGAATTGCAACCGATCTGGGAAGCGGTTGCCGCCAAGGTGGATCACGAAACGGGTAAGCCACTTGAAGGAGCGGAACCGGGTAAGCCGGTCGAGGGTGGAGTGCCCTGTACCGCTTACATCGGACCCAACGGAGCGGGGCATTACGTGAAGATGGTTCACAACGGGATTGAGTACGGCGACATGCAAATGATCTGCGAAGCCTATGATCTCATGAAGAACATTCTCGGGATGGAAGCTCCAGAGATTGGAAAGGTCTTTGAAGAGTGGAATACGGGTGAACTCGATTCGTTTTTGGTCGAGATTACGGCAGACGTGCTCCAGCAGAAAGATCCAGAAAGCGATGCGAATTTTGTGGATGTTGTTCTCGATGCGGCAGGGCAAAAGGGCACTGGCAAATGGACCAGTATCAACGCTCTCGATATGGGAACCCCCGCACCGACTGTGGCGGAGGCGGTTTTTGCTCGTTGCTTGAGTGCCGTAAAAGAGGAGCGGGTTGCTGCCTCCAAGATTCTTCCTGGGCCTGAAAAATCACCTGCACCGGATCGTGCAGAGTTGATCGAAGCGATCCGTGAGGCCCTCTATTGCTCAAAAATCTGTTCCTATGCTCAGGGCTTCCAATTGATGCGCCACGCGCAGGAAGAATATGACTGGAGTCTCGACTTTGGAACGATCGCTCAGATTTGGAGAGGTGGTTGCATCATTCGGGCGCGCTTCCTCCAAAAGATTACCGAAGCCTATGATCGCGATGCTGCTCTCGCGAACTTATTGCTTGATCCCTACTTTTGCGAGGCCATTGCCAAGGGGCAAAAGAGCTGGCGGAAAGTCGTTGCTCTTGCAGCGACCGAAGGGGTTTCGGCACCGACCTTTAGTTCGGCTCTTTCCTACTACGACGGTTACCGTTCCGAGCGTCTTCCGCAAAATCTCTTGCAGGCGCAAAGGGACTTCTTCGGAGCTCACACTTACGAGCGGGTGGATCAGCCACGGGGAAAGTTCTTCCACGTGGATTGGCCGGTAGAAGGTCGACCCCAGTTGGACGTGTAG
- a CDS encoding phosphoglycerate dehydrogenase, translated as MLRVLLTTTSFQDTPGGHREILEAAGFEVHRERGPLSEEQMLALAGGFDAFLCGDDAITTAVIEKSLPRLQVIAKYGIGVDKIDVDFASEKQIPVLFTPGVNHTTVAEHAFGLMLCLAKDLPTACTAVRNGEWKRKTGHELMGKVMGILGLGRIGKEVTIRARAFGMPVIAFDPYWDEDFAKEHGVTRMNSAEEVLEAADVVSLHLFLTDDTRDLINAERLQRMRKNAILINCARGELVDTAAVAEALANGSLGGYGTDVMDEEPPSPDHILLKAPRCVITPHTGSRTYESVVRQGTKAVENLILALAGRRPRAQVNKAPIQASAEAERLAEAFDWVAEAEIVGKS; from the coding sequence ATGCTCCGAGTGCTTCTCACCACCACTTCATTTCAGGACACGCCGGGCGGTCACCGGGAAATTTTGGAGGCTGCTGGATTCGAGGTTCATCGGGAGAGAGGGCCTTTGAGTGAGGAGCAGATGTTGGCGCTGGCTGGCGGTTTTGATGCCTTCCTATGCGGCGATGATGCAATCACCACTGCGGTGATCGAGAAGTCGCTTCCCCGACTTCAGGTCATTGCGAAGTACGGGATTGGCGTGGACAAAATCGACGTTGATTTTGCTTCGGAGAAACAGATCCCGGTTCTCTTCACGCCGGGCGTGAACCATACTACGGTTGCCGAACACGCTTTCGGGTTGATGCTCTGTCTAGCGAAAGATCTTCCTACCGCCTGCACGGCAGTTCGTAACGGGGAATGGAAGAGAAAGACTGGCCATGAGCTGATGGGGAAGGTCATGGGAATTTTGGGTCTTGGCAGGATTGGCAAGGAGGTGACGATTCGGGCCCGGGCTTTCGGGATGCCCGTGATTGCCTTTGATCCTTATTGGGATGAGGACTTTGCCAAGGAGCACGGGGTGACCCGTATGAATTCCGCAGAGGAAGTTTTGGAAGCGGCAGATGTGGTCTCTCTCCATCTTTTTCTCACTGACGACACGCGTGATCTCATCAATGCGGAGCGTCTCCAGCGGATGCGGAAGAACGCGATCCTGATCAATTGTGCGCGGGGAGAGTTGGTGGATACTGCAGCCGTTGCCGAAGCCTTGGCGAATGGGTCGCTCGGAGGTTATGGCACGGATGTGATGGATGAAGAACCTCCCTCACCGGACCATATCCTATTGAAAGCTCCTCGTTGCGTGATCACTCCTCACACGGGCTCACGAACTTATGAGTCGGTCGTTCGGCAGGGAACCAAAGCGGTGGAAAATTTAATTTTGGCATTGGCGGGGCGTCGACCACGGGCGCAGGTCAACAAGGCTCCAATTCAGGCCTCAGCCGAGGCAGAGCGTTTGGCAGAAGCGTTTGATTGGGTGGCTGAGGCTGAGATTGTTGGAAAGAGCTAG